One window of the Triticum dicoccoides isolate Atlit2015 ecotype Zavitan chromosome 3B, WEW_v2.0, whole genome shotgun sequence genome contains the following:
- the LOC119279131 gene encoding expansin-A24-like — protein MGGACGYGNLFSEGYGTRTAALSTVLFNNGTACGQCYKIACDRKRADPLFCKPGVTVTVTATNFCPPNDALPNDNGGWCNMPRPHFDMAQPAWEKIGVYKGGIIPVMYQRVPCVKRGGVRFKINGQDYFNLVLVSNVAATGSIESMDVKSNDSEDWMPMARNWGANWHSLANLSGKMLSFRLTNTDGHTLVFNDIVPKGWTFGQSFVSKLQF, from the exons ATGG GTGGCGCATGCGGGTATGGCAACCTCTTCTCTGAAGGATATGGGACACGCACGGCGGCTTTGAGCACCGTGCTATTCAACAACGGCACCGCGTGCGGGCAGTGTTACAAGATCGCATGTGATCGCAAGCGCGCGGACCCGTTGTTTTGTAAGCCGGGCGTGACAGTGACCGTGACGGCCACTAACTTTTGCCCACCGAATGACGCCCTCCCCAATGATAATGGCGGCTGGTGCAACATGCCAAGGCCGCACTTCGACATGGCCCAGCCGGCCTGGGAGAAAATCGGTGTTTATAAAGGTGGCATCATCCCCGTAATGTACCAGAG GGTTCCGTGCGTGAAGCGGGGCGGCGTGAGGTTCAAAATCAACGGTCAGGATTACTTCAATCTTGTGCTTGTGAGCAATGTTGCTGCAACAGGCTCCATCGAGTCCATGGATGTCAAGAGCAATGATTCTGAAGACTGGATGCCTATGGCACGAAATTGGGGTGCTAACTGGCACTCGTTGGCGAACCTTAGCGGAAAGATGCTCTCCTTCAGACTAACCAACACTGATGGACACACGCTTGTGTTCAACGACATTGTGCCAAAGGGGTGGACCTTTGGGCAATCATTTGTTAGCAAATTGCAATTCTAG